Genomic segment of Polycladomyces abyssicola:
GGACCGATGAGATGTTGCAGGAGACGAATGATATGTACGGCATGCAGTGGACCAAGGCCTTCACATTGTCCATCCTCATCCGGCACGAGATTCACCATCGCGGTCAGATGACCGTTCTGATGCGTCAGGCCGGACTCCGCTTGCCCGGTGTGTACGGTCCATCCAGGGATGAGATGTGAGCGAGGTATTTGTTGTTTGGGGAGAACATCGCTATACAGGTCTATTTTCCGAAAGTGGATCTCCAAGAGTTTTTTGGGTGCTGGATTGCATGATACCCGGAATATTGGATATGCGTAGGAAAAAGGCCCCCGCGCGGCAACGCAGGGGCTGATGTATCTACTCAACCGATACCGCCTTCAAATCAGTACGGCGGCAATATCGTAACAGGGTAAAGACCCGTCCGACTACCGGCCAAAGTGATCGGACGGGTCTTCACTTTTATGGATTTTTTGCTTCGTTCCAATCGTTTGTTTTGATTATTGATCGTCGAGGAAGAAAAAGCCGGCAATGCTCATCAACAGCAATCCTCCCAAAACGGAGAGGATGAGAAATCCCACGCCTTTTACCTCATGCAAGTGGGCAGGGGATACGACGGCCACCACAAGGCCGATGAGAAAGAGCCAGAAAGCAGTTTTCAAAGTAATCTTCAACAATTTCCATATAACGAAAGCAAGGAGGATACCCAACAGGATATGAACGATCAACAAAGTGAACACCTCTTTTTCAGTTCGGCTCTACACTTAGAGAGTAACAATCGATAAGGGAGATTTCCAACCCAAAATGAAGCTCTCTTCATTCCAGTTTCTGCTTCACACCAACGTTCCGATGTTATAAATTTGTTGAAATCCTATAAGGAAATTCCAATTCGACATTAAGTTTTCTCTAATCCTCAACCGATATGGTGTCCTTGGTTCCAATGCCACTGAAAAAGGGGGAGGAATCCATGAAACGGAGAGCATGGAGATGGTATCTCCTGCTCGGTTCCTTTTTGGCACTGACGGGATGTGGACGTTACTATCACAACCATTACGGTCCCTTTCACGTTGCGCGTCATGTTCCCCACTACCATGTATATCACCATCATGTATACCATCATCATATTCATCATCATATTCATCATCATATTCATCATCACCATGTGTACCATCATGGGTATCACCATTGATTGTTTTTTCTGACTCGACATTGTCCCCCAATGCTATGCCTTCTGCCTTCCCTCTCAAGCCCGTTAAATAGTGAAAGGCCAGTGCCTTTTGGACACTGGCCTCGTTTATAAGTAACGGGTATCGCTCGCGAACCGATTATTTTCCTTTCCGTTCCTTCAACACTCCGTGCAACCGGTCCGGGAAGTTGGTGAACATGCCCGTTACGCCCCAGTCGATCAGGCGCTTCATATCCGCTTTCTCGTTGACCGTGTACGGATGGATCAGCAGGCCGTGTTGACGTACTTTTTGTACGTATGCACGGTCGATTTTGTTGAAGTTGGGACCCACACCGATCGCATAGGTATGGATTTCCCTCAGTTCCTGCTCGGTGATCTGCACCGGTTGCTCGTACCACAACAGTTGCACCAGCGGGATGCTGGGGTCCATTTGATGTACTTTTTTCAGGCTGTCGGGGCTGAAGGATTGGATGATGACTTGTCCCGGTTTGGCGTTCGGTCCGATCAGATGGTGCCGTTTCAGAGCTTCCAACAGCTTCTCTTCCATACCCGGATAGGTTTCCGGCGATTTGGTTTCGATATAATAGTTGGCGCCGTGTCCGAAATGATCCAATACTTCTTCCAGGGTGGGCACCTTCAAACCTTTGTACTCCGGCTTGGCGTACTGCGGATAGGCTTCGTTGAACCAGGAACCGGCATCCAGCCGTTTGATCTCCGCCAGCGTGTGGTTTTTGACGTATCCGGTGCCGTTCGTGGTCCGATCCAGCGTTTCATCGTGCATGCAGATCAAGTGACCGTCTTTGGTCATTTGCAAATCCAGTTCGATGTAATCGGCTTTCATTTTTTGTGCCAGTTCATAGGCCGGGATTGTATGCTCCGGAGCATGGCCGGATGCACCGCGGTGACCGACATTCAGGATGCGGTCGGGGGAGAGCAACCCCGTTTGTTTCACTTGCGGGAGATCGGCGGCCAATACGGTCGGAATCGTCAATGCTGCCACCATCGTCCATACACCGATGACGGCCAGCAGTCGATGCATCCAATGTTTCATTATGTCTCACTCCTTCATGGGGCACACTTTCATGTATGATAGGTACGAGCATCGCGTCATTTTCGTCTCACTGAATATCGTAACGAAACGATGTGAACCCCATGTAAATCTGTCGTAAACCCCTGTCAACGCTCTTGCCAAATTTTTTTAAACTTGTGTACAATTGTGCTAACTTTATTGTATATATAATTCAATCAATTGCGGCTAAACAAGGAGGGAAATCAGGAGATGAGGAAGCGGCGAGTGTGGCGGGGAGTCCTCAGTTTGCTGTTGGTGTTAATGTTGATCCTGCCTGCTGGAGTGTGGGCGCAAGCGGCGGCCGGAGTGCCAAAAGCAGTTCATCACGGTTGGACCACGGATGAAGGACAGGTGGCCCATGGGAAATACGGCATGGTGGCGACTGCGCACCCCCTGGCTTCCAAGGTGGGAGCCGAGGTGCTCAAACGTGGAGGCAATGCGGTGGACGCGGCAGTAGCCATTCAATTTGTCTTGAACGTCGTTGAGCCGCAGATGTCCGGGATCGGCGGCGGCGGATTTATGATGGTATACGATGCCAAAACGAAAAAAGTCTCCATCATCGACAGTCGCGAACGGGCACCGCAATCGGCACGGCCAGACATGTTCCTCGATGAAAATGGTCAGGAGATCCCGTTCCCGGTACGCTCCACGCAAGGCTACGCCGTCGGTGTTCCCGGCACGCTGAAAGGATTGCAGGCGGCTCTGGACAAATGGGGCACCAAACCGATGGCCGAGTTGATCCAGCCGGCGATTCTTCTGGCGGAACGCGGGGTGAAGGTAAACTGGGTACTGGCCAGAGACATTGCGGCGTGCAAGGAAAGGCTGTCCCGATCGGCGGCCAAAGACGTGTTCCTCCCGAACGGCGAGCCGCTGAAAGAAGGCGACCTCCTCGTGCAAAAAGATCTGGCCAAGACATTCCGCTTGATCCAAGCTTTCGGACCCAACGTGTTTTATCAAGGGAAAGTCGGTCAAGCTCTCGTCCAAACGGTGAATGCGTACGGCGGACATATGACGATGAACGATTTGAAGCGCTACCACATCACGGTGGACAAGCCGTTGGAAGCAGATTTCCACGGTTATCATGTGGTGACGATGCCGCCGCCCAGCTCTGGCGGAGTGACCATCATGTACATCCTGAAACTGCTGGAAGAGAAAAACGCTTGGCAAACCGCACTCCGCTCGCCGGAACGTTATCACCTGATGACGGAGGCGATGCATCTCGCCTATGCTGACCGCGGGGCGTACATCGGTGATCCGGAATTCGTGGATGTACCGGTACAAGGAATGTTGGATCCGCGCTATTTCAAGGAACGTGCTGCGTTGATCGATCTCAACAAGGCCAATTCCGACGTCCAACCCGGTGATCCGTGGAAATACCAGCAATCGGGCACCCCGAATCGGACGGTGAAACAGCCGGACAACAAACACATCGGACAGACCACGCATTTCACCGTGGCCGATCGTTGGGGCAATCTCGTCTCTTACACCACTACCATCGAGCAGGAGTTCGGTACGGGGATCATGGTGCCGGGCTACGGCTTTATGTTGAATAACGAAATGACCGATTTTGACGCCGTACCGGGCGGGCCCAACCAAGCGGAGCCCAACAAACGCCCGATGTCCAGCATGAGCCCGACGATTGTGTTCAAAGACGGCAAGCCGGTGATGACCGTCGGTTCACCGGGTGGTCCGACGATCATCGCGTCGGTGTTTCAAGTGTTGATGTACACACTGGTGGACGGACTGGACATCAAATCGGCGATCGAAGAGCCGCGTATCTACAGCAACAAATACCCCAAGATCCTTTGGGAGGACGGTGTACCCGATACTGCCCGTGAACGAATGACGCAGATGGGGCATCAGTTTGAGAGCAGTCCACAAAGCATCGGCAACGTGCAGAGCATCGTGATCGACCCCGTCACGGGTGCCTATACCGGTGCGACTGACTCCTCCCGTGAGGGATGGGCGGTTGGCTTGAACTAGGGCGTGTCTGGTAACTTGCGTTTTTCGGTCACGCTCCACCAGCGTTCTACAAGGAGCGAACAACTCCGACCCGGAGAGCAGGACGGGGGCAAAGTAGGCTTCGCTTATAGGAAATTGCCCGCGATTCCATTCCTGCGCTTTCCGGGTCTTCCATCGGTCGGGCTTGGTCAGTCGCTCACCTGGGAAAAGACCGCATGGAAATGACCAGACATCCCCTGGGAGTTGTCCGGTAACATGGCTCAACACGATTCTGCTGTTTCAAACGGTGCCAACCACCGCCTCTCCAAACCGCTCGACGGAATGGAGAGGCGGTTTTGTGTCATGTGGGATTTTTGTCTATATCCTTTTTCGTAGTGTTTCTTCCATTATATATAATACTATTTTCGTATTCCGAGGCCGGACGAGGTCGCTCGTGTGGAAACGCCCCCTCAACCTGCCTCACTTTCTGAGTGACTCCAGTGTATCCGATTCTGTCAAAAAGGGACGAAAGTCTACCAGATTCGTATTTTTCTCCTTGTCCGGTTTAGAAGTTTATGAGTATAATGTGATTTGAGATTTTACCATGGCTCAATCCGTGAGATTTTTTGGATACGTCACTGTTCGGAGAAAAGGGTGGAAACCAAAACGTGGGGGAACATATTGTCTTTATCGTACTGTTGATCTTGACCGGAATTGCGAGCGTCACCGACCTGCGCGAGCGGCTCATCTACGACCGCGTCGTGTTGGCCGGAGCGGCGTTTGCTGTCGTGTTTCGCCTCTGGTACCGGGTGGAGCCGTGGTGGGACTACCTGCTCACCGGTTTCGGCGTGTTGTTCGTGCTGGCGACGATCGGGGCGTTGACCGGGACGACCGCCATCGGCGGGGGAGATATCAAACTCTTTGCAATGATTGGTTTATGTGTCGGCTGGGAGAAATTTTTTGCCATATTCCTCATCTCCCACGTGTTGGCGGCGTTGGTGGCGATCCCGATGAAACTGTTCAGCCAAAAGGCAGACTGGAAATCGACGCTGCCGATGGCGCCCTTTATTTTTACTGGAACGCTCGTCACATACGGGTTGTATCTATTTTGAACCGGGAGGAAGCCACGCGTGAAGGACAAACAACGAACCGGGAAACATTGGTTTTGGCAGGATAGCCGTTCCGCGGGCAAGACCGAATCCGACCAACACACGCTTCAACAACTCCTCGCTTCCCTGACCCATTTGAACAAGGAATTCTCCTCACTCAATCATATCATCGAAAAACGGATCCGCTACGACAAAACCAAAGAAGAAGCGTTCGACCGCCTGTACGCCGAGCTGGAAGAATTGAAGCAGGATGCGGCGTTTCGGCAAAACAAGCCATTATACATAGACCTGATCCTCTTGTTTGACCGGGTGGATAACATGAGTCGGGAGATCGATACAAACTCGGAGGTCGGACGCACATTTGCCCGTCTGTTGGACACGCTCAGGGACGAGGTGCTGGAGATTCTCTACCGCCGCGAGGTTCAGCTGTTGCGTACGGGTTCCGACACCTTCGACCCGCGCGTACAGCATGCGATCAGAGTGGAGCCCACCGATGATCCGGCGGAAAACAACCGGGTGGCCAGGGTGGTCCGGCGCGGGTTTCTGTATCGGGACACGGTGCTGCGACCGGAGGAAGTGATCGTGAAGCGGTATCGGTCGGCGTCGTCCACGTCGTTGGTGGAGAGATGAACAGTTTTCAAGATATTTAGGAAAGGAGCGTATCCATCTTGAGTGAAGAAGTGATTGTCGGGATCGATCTGGGGACGACGTTTTCCGCCATCGCCTACGTCAACGCATACGGGAAGCCGGAGGTGATTCCCAACCGCGAAGGAGATCGGACCACCCCGTCTGTCATCTTTTTCGAGCCGGACAGTACTCCGATTGTAGGCAAGGAAGCGCGCCACCAAGCTTTGGTGGACCCGCGCCGGGCGGTTCGTTTCATCAAACGGGAGATGGGGAACCCCTCGTATCGTTTTAATGTGAACGGTCAGGACTATTTTCCCGAGGATCTCTCCGCATTGATCCTGAAAAAACTGAAGGCGGACGCGGAAACTTACTTGGGCAAGCCGGTGAATAAAGCCGTCATCAGCGTGCCGGCCTACTTCAAGGACGCTCAGCGGGAATGCACCCGGCAAGCGGGAAAAATCGCCGGACTCGATGTGATCCGCATCATCAACGAGCCGACTGCGGCCGCACTCGCTTACGGATTGGACAAGGCTGAGGGCAACCAGACCATTTTGGTGTACGATTTCGGCGGCGGGACGTTTGATGTGACGGTGATGCGCGTGGAGGGGCAACGGTTCACCATCCTGGCCACTGACGGGGATTCCCACCTGGGCGGTAAGGATATCGACGAGCGGCTGGTCGATTACTTCGCCGAGGAATTCATGCGGGCCTACTGGATGGATCTCCGCCAGGAACCGCACACCTTGCAGGATTTGTGGGACAAGGCGGAGATCGCCAAAAAGGATCTCTCCTTCCGCAATCAATTGGCCGTCACGTTGGCCACCGGGGATAAAGCGTTGCGGGTGGACATCGACCGGGAGCTGTTTGACGAGTTGACCCACGATCTGATCGCCCGGACGGAAGCCTGCATGCAACGGGTGATCCAGTCGGCTGGTTTGACGTGGGACCGGATTGACACGATTCTGCTCGCCGGAGGTTCCAGCCGGATTCCCGCCGTGAAGGAGATGATCAAGCGCGTCACCGGCAAGGATGCGGCACGCAACATGAACCCGGACGAATGCGTGGCGATGGGCGCGGCGATCCAGGCAGTCGTCTCTATGATGGAAAAAGGGGAGCAGGAATCCGCGCCACCGCTGGAAGGGGCCGTCGACATCGTCGTCCAGGACGTGGCCTCCCACAGTTTGGGCGTCAAGGCGCTGTCTTCGGACAAGACGCGTTATGTCAACAGCATCATCATTCCCAAGCACACGCCGATTCCCTGCGAACGGACCCGTACTTACGTCACCGGTGAGGACAACCAACCGCGAGTGGAGATCGAGGTGCTGCAGGGAGAGGACGAAGATCCCAACTCCCCCAACGTACAGCTGATCGGAAAAGCGGGCTTGCGCAACCTGCCGCCTCATAAGGCCGGGGAGCTGATGATCGAGATAACGCTCCGCTATGACGCCGACGGCGTGATCGAAGTGGTGGCCAAAGAACTGAAGAGCGGGCAGAAGACGCGCGAAGTCGTCATGCAGAAAACGAACAGCCTGTCCGAAGACGTGTTGGAAGAACGGAAACGACTGCTGGATTCAGTCAGGTTGTAAACAGAGAGAACCGGATGGAACCGGATGAAGGAGTGGACAATCGATGAGCAAGGTTGTGGGCATTGATCTCGGCACGACCAACTCGGCGATCGCCGTCGTCAACCCTTACGGGAAGCCGGAGATTCTGGTCAACCGCGAGGGGGAACGTATCACCCCCTCCGTCGTGTTGTTTGAGGGAAACGAGCCGATCGTCGGCAGCATCGCCAAGCGGTCGGCGGTGATGTCGCCGCTCAACGTCGTGCAGTTTGCCAAACGGCAGATGGGCGTGAAATCCTGGAAATTCCGCACGGAAACCGGAGAGATTTACAACGCGGAGGACATCTCCGCCATCATTTTGAAACGGCTCAAGGAAGATGCGGAAATGCTTTTGGGCGAGGAGATCCGGGATGCCGTTATCACCGTTCCCGCCTATTTCGATGACGCGCAGCGAAAAGCAACGTTGGACGCCGGACGGATCGCGGGGCTCAATGTGTTGCGCATCATCAACGAGCCGACGGCGGCCGCCCTCGCCTACGGGTTGAACAAGGTGGGAGAGGAGCAGACCATCCTCGTCTATGACCTGGGCGGCGGCACGTTTGACGTTACCATCATGCGGCTGAACGGAGAGCGCATCGAGGTGGTCGCCACCGGCGGGGCAAAAAACCTGGGCGGCTTCGACTGGGACAACGAGATTATGAAATATCTGAATGAGGAGTTTCAAAAACAAGGCGGCCCCAATCTGTTTGACGACCCGGTGATGGAACAGGATCTGCGTGACAAAGCGGAGATGGCCAAGCGTACCCTTTCCTCGCGTGAAAAGACCAGCGTCTTTCTATCCGCAGGCGGAGTGACCGCCTCCATCACGCTGACGCGTGAAACGTTTGAGACGATCACGCGCCATCTGTTGCGTCAGACGCAGAGTATCATGGAGTTTGTGCTGGAAGACGCGGGTATGCAGTGGAAGGATATCGACAAGATCCTGCTCGTCGGCGGATCCACCCGCATGAAGGCCGTTCCGGCCATGATCGAGCGCGTGACGGGGATCAAACCGTCAATGGATGTCAACCCGGATGAAGTGGTGGCGATGGGGGCGGCCATTCAGGGTACGTTGATCCAGGTGCAACAGGGTACGGCCCAATTGCACGAAGCGGCGGATTTCCCGATCGTGGAGGTGCAGGATGTCAACTCCCACAGTTTGGGTGTCGTTGCCTTGGACGAGAACGACCGGGAAATCAACTCGATCGTGTTGAAAAAGGATACCCCCATCCCGTGCAAGGTGAGCGGTCGCTACGTCACCAGCGTGGACAACCAGACCCAGCTTCATGTGCAGGTGACGGAAGGAGAGGACACCGATCTAAACTACGTGAAGATCGTGGGCGAAGGCGTGATGGACCTGCCGCCGCGTCCGAAAGGATCGCCGTTGGAAGTGATCTTCGAGTATGACCGCGACGGGATCATCCACGTCTCCGTCGTCGATTTGACCTCCGGCCAGCGGTTGGGGGAGCTGAAGATCGAACGTGTCTCCAACCTGACCGAAGAAGAAGTGGCGGAAAAACAACAACGCCTCGGCAAACTGGCCATCGGCTGAGGCGCATCCTTCCCATTTTGAGACGGAAAAGGGTTGTTGGCAATGGAAAACTACTACGAACTTTTCGGGATTCCCCGCGAAGCGGACGAGGGGGAAATCCGCAAACAGATTCACCAAGAACTGCGCAAATGGAGCAACCGGACCAACGCCCCGCAAATGGAGCGCCGCCAGGAGGCGGAGCGGATGGTGCAACTGCTGGAGGAAGCGGAGGAAATCCTGCTCGACCCTGACAAACGGGCGGCTTATGATCGGCAATTGGCCGCCACTTCCCGGCCCCAAACGTCTGCGCGCCGGGAGCAGGTCGCGGCATCCGCTGCCAACCGGACGGGAACCGGTACGGTTACTTCGGTGGAAGCCATTATTTCCCGGGGAACGGAACTGTTGGAGCAAAACCGGGTGGCGGACACGATCGTCCTCGCGCGCCAGGCCACCGAGCAGGACCCGCATAACCCCGACGCATGGGCGTTGCTGGCCCACGCCAAGTTGGAGTGGGGCGAACCGGAGCAGGCAGTGGAAGCATTCCGGCAGGCGATCGAGCTGAAACCGAATGACGGGCGGTACTACTACGGTCTCGGCCAAACCTACGAGCAGCTGAATCGTTGGGAGGATGCCGTCACCCAGTACCAACGTGCCAGCAAAACGGAACCGGACAACCATCAGTACCAGGTCGCTCTCGGCATGGCGCTGATCCGGACGGAGCACTTCGATGAGGGGGTGGCTCTGCTGGAACAGTGCGCGCAAGCCGAACCGGACAACCCGGTTTACCAGGAGAGCCTGGCGATTGGGTACCAGGCCAAAGCCTACTACAGCTGGACCGAAGTGCCCGCCGGCCATCCGATGATGGCAGAAGGGCGGTACCCGACCAACTATCAGCAGTACCGCACGGCTCTGCGCTACCTGAGTAAAGCATTGTCTCTGCGGTTCGACAACCCTCAGCTGCGGCAGAGCCTGCGGGAAACGCTGAAAAAGGTGGAGAAAGAGGGCACCCGACTGTTCACCGGCAGCAAGTTGTCCATCGGCATCGTCTGGGCATTGGCGGTCTACAGCCTGTTTGTCGACGCCACCGTCGGCGCACGGGTGTTTTTGTTCCTGTTGCCGGCTTTGTATATTGCCTCGGCGTTGACGCCCAAATACAAAGTGTATCAGCGCCTGATCCGCCGCGGCACCCCGCATTCCGATCTGGCATTGGCGGACGAATGGCTGAGTAAACGGATTCGTCGTACCGGATCGATCATCGTACTTGTCATCCTTGGCATCTACTTCATGCCATGGGTAATGTTAGCCGCGACGTTAAACAACTTCTACCATA
This window contains:
- a CDS encoding tetratricopeptide repeat protein, with translation MENYYELFGIPREADEGEIRKQIHQELRKWSNRTNAPQMERRQEAERMVQLLEEAEEILLDPDKRAAYDRQLAATSRPQTSARREQVAASAANRTGTGTVTSVEAIISRGTELLEQNRVADTIVLARQATEQDPHNPDAWALLAHAKLEWGEPEQAVEAFRQAIELKPNDGRYYYGLGQTYEQLNRWEDAVTQYQRASKTEPDNHQYQVALGMALIRTEHFDEGVALLEQCAQAEPDNPVYQESLAIGYQAKAYYSWTEVPAGHPMMAEGRYPTNYQQYRTALRYLSKALSLRFDNPQLRQSLRETLKKVEKEGTRLFTGSKLSIGIVWALAVYSLFVDATVGARVFLFLLPALYIASALTPKYKVYQRLIRRGTPHSDLALADEWLSKRIRRTGSIIVLVILGIYFMPWVMLAATLNNFYHNYPVRRWLDVVFSRWKRQTMSKKREL
- a CDS encoding Hsp70 family protein, translated to MSEEVIVGIDLGTTFSAIAYVNAYGKPEVIPNREGDRTTPSVIFFEPDSTPIVGKEARHQALVDPRRAVRFIKREMGNPSYRFNVNGQDYFPEDLSALILKKLKADAETYLGKPVNKAVISVPAYFKDAQRECTRQAGKIAGLDVIRIINEPTAAALAYGLDKAEGNQTILVYDFGGGTFDVTVMRVEGQRFTILATDGDSHLGGKDIDERLVDYFAEEFMRAYWMDLRQEPHTLQDLWDKAEIAKKDLSFRNQLAVTLATGDKALRVDIDRELFDELTHDLIARTEACMQRVIQSAGLTWDRIDTILLAGGSSRIPAVKEMIKRVTGKDAARNMNPDECVAMGAAIQAVVSMMEKGEQESAPPLEGAVDIVVQDVASHSLGVKALSSDKTRYVNSIIIPKHTPIPCERTRTYVTGEDNQPRVEIEVLQGEDEDPNSPNVQLIGKAGLRNLPPHKAGELMIEITLRYDADGVIEVVAKELKSGQKTREVVMQKTNSLSEDVLEERKRLLDSVRL
- a CDS encoding nucleotide exchange factor GrpE encodes the protein MKDKQRTGKHWFWQDSRSAGKTESDQHTLQQLLASLTHLNKEFSSLNHIIEKRIRYDKTKEEAFDRLYAELEELKQDAAFRQNKPLYIDLILLFDRVDNMSREIDTNSEVGRTFARLLDTLRDEVLEILYRREVQLLRTGSDTFDPRVQHAIRVEPTDDPAENNRVARVVRRGFLYRDTVLRPEEVIVKRYRSASSTSLVER
- a CDS encoding glycerophosphodiester phosphodiesterase, which translates into the protein MKHWMHRLLAVIGVWTMVAALTIPTVLAADLPQVKQTGLLSPDRILNVGHRGASGHAPEHTIPAYELAQKMKADYIELDLQMTKDGHLICMHDETLDRTTNGTGYVKNHTLAEIKRLDAGSWFNEAYPQYAKPEYKGLKVPTLEEVLDHFGHGANYYIETKSPETYPGMEEKLLEALKRHHLIGPNAKPGQVIIQSFSPDSLKKVHQMDPSIPLVQLLWYEQPVQITEQELREIHTYAIGVGPNFNKIDRAYVQKVRQHGLLIHPYTVNEKADMKRLIDWGVTGMFTNFPDRLHGVLKERKGK
- the ggt gene encoding gamma-glutamyltransferase, producing MRKRRVWRGVLSLLLVLMLILPAGVWAQAAAGVPKAVHHGWTTDEGQVAHGKYGMVATAHPLASKVGAEVLKRGGNAVDAAVAIQFVLNVVEPQMSGIGGGGFMMVYDAKTKKVSIIDSRERAPQSARPDMFLDENGQEIPFPVRSTQGYAVGVPGTLKGLQAALDKWGTKPMAELIQPAILLAERGVKVNWVLARDIAACKERLSRSAAKDVFLPNGEPLKEGDLLVQKDLAKTFRLIQAFGPNVFYQGKVGQALVQTVNAYGGHMTMNDLKRYHITVDKPLEADFHGYHVVTMPPPSSGGVTIMYILKLLEEKNAWQTALRSPERYHLMTEAMHLAYADRGAYIGDPEFVDVPVQGMLDPRYFKERAALIDLNKANSDVQPGDPWKYQQSGTPNRTVKQPDNKHIGQTTHFTVADRWGNLVSYTTTIEQEFGTGIMVPGYGFMLNNEMTDFDAVPGGPNQAEPNKRPMSSMSPTIVFKDGKPVMTVGSPGGPTIIASVFQVLMYTLVDGLDIKSAIEEPRIYSNKYPKILWEDGVPDTARERMTQMGHQFESSPQSIGNVQSIVIDPVTGAYTGATDSSREGWAVGLN
- a CDS encoding Hsp70 family protein gives rise to the protein MSKVVGIDLGTTNSAIAVVNPYGKPEILVNREGERITPSVVLFEGNEPIVGSIAKRSAVMSPLNVVQFAKRQMGVKSWKFRTETGEIYNAEDISAIILKRLKEDAEMLLGEEIRDAVITVPAYFDDAQRKATLDAGRIAGLNVLRIINEPTAAALAYGLNKVGEEQTILVYDLGGGTFDVTIMRLNGERIEVVATGGAKNLGGFDWDNEIMKYLNEEFQKQGGPNLFDDPVMEQDLRDKAEMAKRTLSSREKTSVFLSAGGVTASITLTRETFETITRHLLRQTQSIMEFVLEDAGMQWKDIDKILLVGGSTRMKAVPAMIERVTGIKPSMDVNPDEVVAMGAAIQGTLIQVQQGTAQLHEAADFPIVEVQDVNSHSLGVVALDENDREINSIVLKKDTPIPCKVSGRYVTSVDNQTQLHVQVTEGEDTDLNYVKIVGEGVMDLPPRPKGSPLEVIFEYDRDGIIHVSVVDLTSGQRLGELKIERVSNLTEEEVAEKQQRLGKLAIG
- a CDS encoding A24 family peptidase, whose translation is MGEHIVFIVLLILTGIASVTDLRERLIYDRVVLAGAAFAVVFRLWYRVEPWWDYLLTGFGVLFVLATIGALTGTTAIGGGDIKLFAMIGLCVGWEKFFAIFLISHVLAALVAIPMKLFSQKADWKSTLPMAPFIFTGTLVTYGLYLF